From the genome of Reinekea thalattae:
ATGGCGGCGGCATATATTTTAAAAGCTGACTCGACACCAGAAAATAGCCAGCCATCAGACCTTGCCGCTGAAGTTGAAAAATTCAGTGCAGCAATCACGACCGGCGAACAGCAACTCTCTGAGCTGCAAGAGTCGATGCAAGCTTCTGCTCCCAACGAAGCGGCGATCTTTAAAGCACAAAAGCAATTACTGGCCGACGAATCGATCATTCAGGCCATCGAAGAGACCATTAAAAAAGGCAACAATGCCGCCTGGTCGAGTCACAGTGTGTTAGCTGAAAAAGCCTCTCAATTGCTGGCAGTAGAAGATGAACGCATTAAAGCTCGAGCTGCCGACATGCAAGACGTTGCCGCTCGGCTGGTTAAAATACTGCTAGGGCAATCCGACAATCCTGGCTTCCCGACCGATCACGACTTTATCCTGATTGCACGTGAACTAACGCCATCACAAACCGCACACCTGAGCGAGTTACCGGTGAAGGCAATTTGTACCGAACTCGGCGGGCCTAACAGCCATATGGCTATTTTGGCACGAGCGCTGGGCATCCCTGCAATCGTGGGTGTGGGTGAAGGCTTAACGCAGGACGTTAACGAAGGCGAACTCACCTTGGTAGATCCTCAAGGACCTTGCTTTGTCGCCGGTCCAGACGAGGCAACTCAAGCTAAGGCAACCAAAGCCATTGAAGATTGGCGTCAAATTCAAGACATCGAAAACGCAGCCAAACATGAAGCGGCTATCACCTTAGATGGTCACGAAATGGATGTTGTCTGCAACATTGCAACGCCTTCGGACGCACCTGCGGTATTAGAAAACGGCGGCGCCGGTGTTGGTTTATTACGTACCGAATTTTTATTCGAAGCCTCAAAAACCGAACCTACGGTTGAAGAGCAAACTGATGCATTGAAAGAGATCGTCAAGGTATTAGGTTCACGCCAACTGGTGGTTCGCACCGCTGATATTGGCGGCGACAAGCCAGTTTCTTGGCTTTCTATGCCAGAAGAAGATAACCCCTTCTTAGGCATTCGTGGCATTCGTTTGTCGTTTAAAAATCCACAGATGTTTCGCAATCAGTTAGAAGCGATTTATCGAACCGCGATGTGGCAACAAGAACAGGGCGTTGAATCGGGTATTCACATCATGTTCCCGATGATCGCTAAAGTCAGCGAATGGCGTCGTGCTCGCGACATCGCCGAAGAAGTTCGTAGCGCCCTTAATGCGCCAAAACTGAAACTCGGCATTATGATTGAAGTACCAGCGGCGGCAATCCAAGCTGACCACTTTGCTACCGAAGTAGACTTCTTCTCTGTCGGCTCGAACGACATGACGCAATACGTACTGGCTATGGATCGTTTACATCCAGAACTTGCTAAAGAGGCAGACAGCTACAGCCCTGCGTTACTACGTTTGATCTCAATGACCGTCGAAGCAGCAGAAAAACACGGTAAGTGGGTAGGTGTTTGCGGCAACATGGCAGCAGACCCAGACCTTGCCAGCGTTCTTATTGGATTAGGCGTCAAAGAACTTTCAGTTTCAGCGGCGAATGTCCCGGCACTTAAACTACTGATCCGTTCTGTGTCTTATGAAAAATTAAAAGAGAAAGCGAAAAAAGCGTTACAACAAGAGACAGGCTCAGACGTGCGAGCGCTTTATAAAGATCGCTCAGATCTTGTCTAAAAAATCTTATAACACGTAAAGCAAAAAGGCCTAACAGCAATTCACTGTTAGGCCTTTTTTTATAATTTAACGATAAGCCAATACTGTAACTTTGCGGACAATCTGAATTCGTCCTATTTAACTATTTAGCTATCCAGTTATTTAACGTCCCGCTGATAAACCACCTTACCCAGTGAATACGTCTGCTCAATACAACGATCATCACCGAGCATCATTAGGGCAAATAATTTTTCGTGTAACTCGCTAACTTCTTGCAAACGGAAATCTAACAAGGGCGTCGCTTTTGGGTCGAGCACGACACAGTCAGCCTCACAACCTATTTCCAATTGACCAATAACACCTTCTAAGTCTAGCGCTCTAGCGCCACCTAAAGTCGTCAA
Proteins encoded in this window:
- the ptsP gene encoding phosphoenolpyruvate--protein phosphotransferase, producing MSFFKKLLAGNKSSAQNDEKPAASKSSTADNTPSPINLSASNVLVKQQCADKSTVLELVAKKMLELGYVSDDYLQAIIDREQKVSTYLINGVAIPHGTVEAKHLVQKTGLVIIQLPQGVTWSDKGETVKFVVGIAAAGQDHLSILQKLTTVVMDEPLAKKLGESASVDDIIAALGAEKSSAEQSIPASDLSITSSATIVDASGMHARPASLISETAASYKNTDIRLRNNDRMANAKSMADLLTMGAIMGDEITVSAEGDEAGEAVNKLVEMINAGLDNDADGGNDNANYNPLESLAAIESANGRIVKTGSAASPGIAMAAAYILKADSTPENSQPSDLAAEVEKFSAAITTGEQQLSELQESMQASAPNEAAIFKAQKQLLADESIIQAIEETIKKGNNAAWSSHSVLAEKASQLLAVEDERIKARAADMQDVAARLVKILLGQSDNPGFPTDHDFILIARELTPSQTAHLSELPVKAICTELGGPNSHMAILARALGIPAIVGVGEGLTQDVNEGELTLVDPQGPCFVAGPDEATQAKATKAIEDWRQIQDIENAAKHEAAITLDGHEMDVVCNIATPSDAPAVLENGGAGVGLLRTEFLFEASKTEPTVEEQTDALKEIVKVLGSRQLVVRTADIGGDKPVSWLSMPEEDNPFLGIRGIRLSFKNPQMFRNQLEAIYRTAMWQQEQGVESGIHIMFPMIAKVSEWRRARDIAEEVRSALNAPKLKLGIMIEVPAAAIQADHFATEVDFFSVGSNDMTQYVLAMDRLHPELAKEADSYSPALLRLISMTVEAAEKHGKWVGVCGNMAADPDLASVLIGLGVKELSVSAANVPALKLLIRSVSYEKLKEKAKKALQQETGSDVRALYKDRSDLV